A window of Coprothermobacter sp. contains these coding sequences:
- a CDS encoding threonine synthase — protein sequence MSSSLCCARCGRDYDDDGRRLRCDCEGMLDVRFEPSFRPSMTAGRPYDQWRYREALPVGDDVVTMGEGWTPLLSVLFDGSALLIKQEQLFPTGSFKDRGAAVLMTHLRELGVERVVEDSSGNAGCAVAAYAARAGIACDIYVPEDTSPAKTAQIEAYGATLHRIPGTREDTARAALEAAATCVYASHVYSPWFLQGTKTFAYEVAEQLGWTTPDTLVLPAGNGTLLLGAYLGFTELTRAGIVSHVPRIIAVQTAACAPLSGAFAEGLDEPVAIHASHTTAEGIAIATPTRGSQVLAAVRATGGSFVAVAEREIVASLRDCCRGGWFIEPTSAAVIAGARRYARTAAPGEIIVTAFTGHGLKAAGKIAELVDSL from the coding sequence ATGAGCTCCTCTCTGTGCTGCGCCCGGTGCGGCCGTGACTACGACGATGATGGAAGACGCCTGCGCTGCGATTGTGAAGGCATGCTCGACGTGCGGTTCGAGCCGTCCTTCCGGCCCAGCATGACGGCTGGACGACCATATGATCAGTGGCGCTACCGCGAGGCACTGCCTGTCGGCGACGACGTCGTGACGATGGGGGAGGGCTGGACGCCTCTGCTGTCCGTACTATTCGACGGGAGCGCGCTGCTGATCAAGCAGGAACAGCTCTTTCCGACTGGCTCGTTCAAGGACCGGGGCGCGGCAGTCCTCATGACGCACCTGCGCGAGCTCGGTGTGGAGCGTGTCGTCGAGGATTCCTCGGGCAACGCGGGCTGCGCGGTGGCCGCGTATGCCGCCCGTGCCGGTATCGCCTGCGATATCTACGTACCCGAGGATACCTCCCCCGCCAAGACGGCGCAGATCGAGGCATATGGTGCGACGCTGCACCGTATCCCCGGAACGCGCGAAGACACAGCGCGCGCGGCGCTTGAGGCGGCCGCGACGTGTGTGTACGCCAGCCATGTGTACAGTCCGTGGTTTCTGCAGGGGACGAAGACGTTTGCGTATGAGGTCGCGGAACAGCTCGGCTGGACGACCCCCGATACCCTGGTGCTGCCCGCGGGTAACGGCACCTTGCTGCTTGGGGCGTACCTGGGGTTCACGGAGCTCACGCGGGCGGGAATCGTGAGTCATGTGCCACGCATCATCGCCGTACAGACTGCGGCATGCGCGCCTCTTTCTGGCGCGTTCGCGGAGGGCCTGGATGAACCCGTCGCAATCCATGCGAGCCACACGACTGCCGAGGGCATCGCCATTGCGACCCCGACGCGTGGTTCGCAGGTGCTGGCGGCGGTGCGTGCCACCGGCGGATCGTTCGTGGCCGTTGCTGAACGGGAGATCGTCGCCAGTCTCCGAGATTGTTGTCGAGGCGGCTGGTTCATCGAACCGACGTCCGCCGCGGTGATCGCGGGCGCGCGCAGGTATGCCCGCACCGCAGCGCCCGGCGAGATTATTGTCACAGCGTTTACCGGACATGGGTTGAAGGCGGCGGGCAAGATCGCTGAACTCGTGGATTCTCTCTGA
- a CDS encoding MFS transporter — translation MNQDSVPRRRIPGAIRSFFALNSSMIALLAMVVLVGMGEKMAERFLPLYLMAVGGTTWAVGSLNGMDNLLSALYSFPGGYLSDLLGYKKALIVFNLVAMAGYVIVILVPTWWAVLVGAVFFISWTAISLPAIMSLVSKAVPKDKRTMGVSLHSLTRRIPMALGPVVGGALIQVFGRIKGVRISFGVALLLGAVAILLEVFFIKEDPDAGKKDRAVRLKDSIHFITPDLRNLLISDILIRFSEQIPYAFVVLWVVDRNGMTPLQFGVLTTIEMITAMLVYIPIAILADRNSKKPFVLTTFVFFTAFPIVLYFSRSFPALCGAFVLRGLKEYGEPTRKALIMDLAPENAKASTFGTYYLLRDVIVSVAAFGAAWLWNRGPGVNFFTAAAFGAAGTIYFAVFGRDLKSAA, via the coding sequence ATGAATCAGGACAGCGTGCCGCGCCGTCGCATTCCTGGCGCTATCCGCAGCTTCTTCGCCCTGAACTCCAGCATGATTGCCCTGCTTGCCATGGTTGTCCTGGTGGGCATGGGCGAGAAGATGGCCGAGCGGTTCCTGCCACTGTACCTCATGGCCGTAGGCGGCACGACATGGGCGGTCGGCTCGCTGAACGGCATGGACAACCTGCTGTCGGCTCTCTACAGCTTTCCGGGGGGATATCTCAGCGACCTGCTGGGCTACAAGAAAGCACTCATCGTGTTCAACCTCGTCGCGATGGCAGGATATGTGATCGTCATCCTCGTTCCCACGTGGTGGGCGGTCCTCGTCGGTGCCGTCTTCTTCATCTCCTGGACAGCGATCTCTCTGCCGGCGATCATGTCGCTGGTCAGCAAGGCCGTCCCAAAGGACAAGCGCACAATGGGCGTCAGCCTCCACTCACTGACACGGCGCATCCCCATGGCGTTGGGGCCGGTCGTCGGTGGCGCGCTCATCCAGGTGTTCGGACGCATCAAGGGTGTCCGTATCTCGTTCGGGGTCGCCCTGCTGCTGGGGGCCGTAGCCATCCTGCTGGAGGTCTTCTTCATCAAGGAAGACCCGGATGCCGGCAAGAAGGACCGTGCTGTTCGCCTCAAGGACTCTATCCATTTCATTACCCCAGATCTGCGCAACCTGCTTATTTCGGATATCCTCATCCGGTTCTCCGAACAGATTCCCTATGCGTTCGTCGTCCTGTGGGTCGTGGACCGGAACGGTATGACGCCCTTGCAATTCGGCGTCCTGACGACGATCGAGATGATAACCGCGATGCTCGTCTATATCCCCATCGCAATCCTGGCGGACCGCAACAGCAAGAAGCCGTTTGTCCTGACGACGTTTGTCTTCTTCACCGCATTCCCGATTGTGCTGTACTTCAGCCGGTCATTCCCTGCGCTGTGTGGTGCTTTCGTCCTGCGCGGCCTCAAGGAATACGGAGAGCCGACGCGCAAGGCACTGATCATGGACCTTGCACCGGAGAACGCCAAGGCGTCGACGTTTGGGACGTACTATCTCCTCCGGGACGTCATCGTCTCGGTCGCAGCCTTTGGTGCCGCCTGGTTGTGGAATAGGGGACCGGGAGTGAACTTCTTCACCGCCGCAGCCTTCGGGGCTGCCGGCACGATCTACTTCGCAGTGTTCGGGCGCGACCTCAAGTCCGCTGCCTGA
- a CDS encoding phosphopyruvate hydratase — MTTAIKSVLAREILDSRGNPTVEVEVTLASGIMARAGVPSGASTGIHEALELRDGDKARYGGKGVLKAVEHVNKEIAPAVMGKDATDQASIDHAMIELDGTPHKNRLGANAILGVSLATARVAAQACDLPLYRYIGGVTATMLPVPMFNIMNGGVHANWQGTDLQEFMIAPVGAPTFREAVRWASETYHTLQSVLKSAGYTTGVGDEGGFAPALKRNADAIELIIKAIEKAGYKPGEQIAIALDPASSGFYEDGLYNLRTEGRKATSAEMVAMYADWVEKYPLVVLEDGLAEDDWDGWKLLNQTIGQKIELVGDDLFVTNVERIQRGIDENAANAVLIKLNQIGTLTETFAAIMMARKAGWGAMVSHRSGETVDSFIADLTVGMGTGHLKTGAPCRGERVEKYNQLMRIEEQLGDQASYAGHAAFVRP, encoded by the coding sequence ATGACAACAGCTATCAAGAGTGTACTGGCACGAGAGATCCTTGATTCGCGTGGCAATCCGACGGTCGAAGTAGAGGTCACCCTTGCATCCGGCATCATGGCACGGGCGGGCGTTCCATCTGGTGCGTCGACCGGTATTCATGAAGCTCTGGAACTGCGTGACGGTGACAAGGCCCGCTATGGCGGAAAGGGTGTCCTGAAGGCCGTAGAACATGTGAACAAGGAGATTGCGCCCGCTGTTATGGGCAAAGATGCTACCGACCAGGCCAGTATCGACCATGCGATGATCGAGCTGGACGGCACTCCGCACAAGAACAGACTGGGCGCCAACGCCATTCTGGGCGTCAGCCTGGCAACCGCACGGGTTGCGGCACAGGCCTGTGACCTTCCGTTGTACCGGTACATTGGCGGCGTGACCGCGACAATGCTGCCGGTCCCCATGTTCAACATCATGAACGGCGGCGTCCACGCCAACTGGCAGGGAACCGACCTGCAGGAATTCATGATTGCCCCGGTGGGCGCACCAACGTTCCGGGAGGCTGTGCGCTGGGCAAGCGAAACGTATCATACGCTCCAGAGCGTTCTCAAGAGCGCGGGCTACACCACCGGCGTCGGTGACGAAGGTGGATTTGCTCCGGCGCTCAAGCGCAACGCTGACGCCATTGAGCTGATCATCAAGGCCATCGAGAAAGCCGGGTACAAGCCGGGCGAGCAGATCGCCATCGCCCTCGACCCAGCCTCCAGTGGTTTCTATGAAGACGGCCTTTACAACCTGCGTACCGAGGGTCGCAAGGCCACGTCTGCCGAAATGGTTGCCATGTATGCCGACTGGGTGGAGAAGTATCCACTCGTCGTCCTCGAGGACGGTCTGGCCGAAGACGATTGGGACGGTTGGAAGCTGCTGAACCAGACCATCGGGCAGAAGATCGAGCTGGTCGGCGACGACCTGTTTGTCACCAATGTCGAACGCATCCAGCGCGGCATCGACGAGAACGCTGCCAACGCTGTCCTCATCAAGCTGAACCAGATCGGCACGCTGACCGAGACTTTCGCGGCCATCATGATGGCGCGCAAGGCCGGATGGGGAGCCATGGTGTCCCACCGCAGTGGCGAGACCGTCGACAGCTTCATCGCCGACCTGACCGTCGGTATGGGCACAGGTCACCTGAAAACGGGTGCGCCCTGCCGTGGCGAACGTGTCGAGAAGTACAATCAGCTCATGCGCATCGAAGAACAGCTGGGCGACCAGGCCTCGTACGCCGGACACGCCGCGTTCGTACGGCCCTAG
- a CDS encoding EamA family transporter, whose protein sequence is MGDCGGVNVRRGIPLALGAGVLFGLSAPLSKLIVAGMDPIALAGVLYLGAFVAVSVGRLLGVTRGLQSEPLRRLDAPYVLTMIAVGGVLAPVLLMFGVRAASGFTASLLLNLEGVTTALIAWMFFRERVSGAVWGAVVLMTTTGVLLTGVTAGEMSSMVGPLLIVGAAIAWGVDNNVSARLSRCDPLVLVSVKGLAAGLFSLGLSWVTRGSLPAPTNLLAGLGVGCISYGVSLVLFILSLKAMGAARTGAFFAVGPLAGALLSLVIFRSPFTWAMAVALVLTASSIALVASEGLRADGRPQADQLTE, encoded by the coding sequence GTGGGAGACTGTGGAGGGGTGAACGTCCGCCGGGGCATTCCACTTGCGCTGGGAGCGGGAGTCCTGTTCGGGCTCAGTGCCCCCCTGTCGAAGCTCATCGTCGCCGGTATGGATCCGATCGCGCTCGCCGGTGTCCTCTACCTTGGAGCATTCGTGGCCGTGTCCGTGGGTCGTCTGCTTGGGGTGACGCGTGGACTGCAGAGCGAACCACTCCGGCGCTTGGACGCGCCGTACGTGCTCACGATGATCGCCGTCGGTGGAGTCTTGGCACCCGTCCTCCTGATGTTCGGCGTACGTGCTGCGTCGGGGTTCACAGCATCGCTTCTCCTGAACCTCGAGGGCGTGACCACGGCGCTCATTGCATGGATGTTCTTCAGGGAACGTGTTTCGGGGGCGGTGTGGGGGGCGGTCGTACTGATGACGACGACCGGTGTCCTGCTCACCGGGGTCACGGCGGGCGAGATGTCCAGCATGGTCGGACCGCTGCTGATCGTGGGCGCTGCCATTGCGTGGGGCGTCGATAACAACGTGTCCGCGCGGCTGTCCCGCTGCGATCCCCTTGTCCTGGTCAGTGTCAAGGGACTGGCGGCGGGACTCTTCTCTCTGGGACTCTCGTGGGTGACCAGAGGAAGCTTGCCTGCCCCGACCAACCTCCTGGCCGGGCTTGGCGTCGGCTGCATCTCGTATGGGGTTTCTCTTGTGCTGTTCATCCTTTCGCTCAAGGCTATGGGCGCGGCCCGCACGGGAGCCTTCTTTGCCGTGGGTCCCTTGGCCGGAGCCCTGCTGTCGCTGGTCATCTTCCGCAGTCCGTTTACGTGGGCGATGGCGGTGGCGCTAGTCCTGACGGCGTCGTCGATTGCGCTGGTGGCAAGCGAGGGCCTGCGCGCCGATGGCAGGCCACAAGCCGACCAGTTGACCGAATGA
- a CDS encoding tungstate transporter permease, with amino-acid sequence MGDIGRGFAQAVRLILSLDPGTYEALGTSLRVTMSALFWSALAGFPLGILLAFAHFRGKQGVMNVVYTLMGFPPVVAGLLVYLLFSRSGPLGPLELLYTPTAMVVAQIALALPVIVGLSVLGLRGADKGVFDLALTLGATRPQASIALVREARLAILGAVITAFGNAISEVGAAMLVGGNIQGATRTLTTALVLETRQGSFDRAIALGIILLLVSFLVNIVLSHLGEGTSEAGNVRHLD; translated from the coding sequence ATGGGTGATATCGGCCGGGGCTTCGCGCAGGCCGTTCGGCTCATCCTCTCCCTGGACCCCGGAACGTACGAGGCCCTGGGGACGTCCCTCCGCGTCACCATGAGCGCCCTGTTCTGGTCAGCACTGGCAGGGTTCCCTCTCGGCATCCTGCTCGCATTCGCCCACTTCCGGGGCAAGCAGGGCGTCATGAACGTCGTCTACACCCTGATGGGGTTCCCGCCGGTGGTGGCGGGCCTCCTGGTGTACCTCCTGTTCTCCCGCAGCGGCCCCCTCGGGCCGCTGGAACTGCTTTACACCCCGACAGCGATGGTGGTCGCTCAGATCGCGCTGGCTCTCCCGGTCATCGTGGGCCTGTCAGTCCTTGGACTGCGCGGTGCCGACAAGGGCGTCTTCGACCTCGCGCTCACGCTTGGAGCCACACGCCCACAGGCGTCCATCGCGCTGGTGCGCGAGGCACGCCTGGCTATCCTAGGCGCCGTCATCACGGCGTTTGGCAACGCCATCAGCGAGGTCGGGGCAGCCATGCTGGTGGGCGGCAACATCCAAGGGGCAACCCGTACGCTTACCACGGCACTCGTCCTCGAGACCCGTCAGGGGAGCTTCGATCGCGCCATCGCGCTTGGCATCATCCTGCTCCTCGTCTCCTTTCTCGTCAACATCGTCCTGTCCCACCTGGGCGAGGGAACATCGGAGGCCGGCAATGTCCGCCACCTCGACTGA
- a CDS encoding phosphate ABC transporter ATP-binding protein yields the protein MSATSTDLITARGVRKHFGAREILRSIDLSVPAGSITVILGTNGAGKTTLLRILGLLEPADEGTIAYDGIVLGVSTVTYGSSTRSPAQDQRYLPLRRQMLLAFQHPAVFSGSVLSNVTYGLQLRGMSRAEAEERSMSALRDAGIAERARQHASSLSGGEAARLSVARALALQPRLLFLDEPSASLDPYGTKLLEDLLLHMRDDLGMTAVIVTQDIFEARRVADQVAFLHEGRIIEQALRDDFFSHPRDDRTRRFVAGELLV from the coding sequence ATGTCCGCCACCTCGACTGACCTCATCACAGCGCGAGGCGTGCGCAAGCACTTCGGTGCCAGGGAGATCCTGCGGAGTATCGACCTCAGCGTTCCCGCCGGCAGCATCACCGTCATCCTCGGCACGAACGGCGCCGGCAAGACGACCCTCCTGCGCATCCTGGGGTTGCTGGAACCTGCCGACGAAGGTACCATCGCCTACGACGGCATTGTCCTTGGTGTGTCGACCGTCACATACGGCTCCTCGACCAGGAGTCCAGCTCAGGACCAGCGCTACCTGCCCCTGCGACGCCAGATGCTACTCGCGTTTCAACACCCGGCGGTCTTCAGCGGCTCGGTCCTCAGCAACGTGACGTACGGGCTGCAGCTGCGCGGTATGAGTCGAGCCGAGGCAGAAGAACGCTCGATGTCCGCTCTGCGCGACGCCGGCATTGCAGAGCGAGCCCGCCAGCATGCATCGTCGCTCTCCGGCGGCGAAGCAGCACGCCTGTCGGTGGCACGCGCCCTCGCCCTGCAGCCACGCCTGCTCTTCCTCGACGAGCCGTCTGCCAGCCTGGACCCCTACGGCACAAAGCTGCTCGAAGACCTGCTGCTGCACATGAGGGACGACTTGGGCATGACGGCCGTCATCGTAACGCAGGACATCTTTGAAGCGCGTCGTGTTGCCGACCAGGTAGCGTTCCTGCACGAGGGACGTATCATTGAACAGGCGCTGCGCGACGACTTCTTCAGTCATCCACGCGACGACCGGACCCGCCGCTTCGTTGCGGGCGAACTGCTTGTGTAA
- a CDS encoding molybdopterin molybdochelatase, translating to MLDIKEALKAILDHATPLTPVTMPLDEAAGLVLAEDVIAHGNVPPFANSAMDGFAVLAADIQQASEATPVRLHILEDVPAGSVATQPVRPGTAIRIMTGAPLPTGADTVVHVEVTRAEGDDVLILLALKNGVNVRKAGEDMKDGGIVLTAGTVLRPGEVGVCAAAGHATVMVHPRARVAILTTGSELVDAAETPGPGQIRDANAHSLRAQVAAMGAEPVVFARVPDTRAAVRSALEQALEQADIVLTNGGISVGAYDFVKEVLQEMGAELVFWRVKQKPGKPMAFWTLGSRRIVGLPGNPVSCMVCTEEYVRPLVRRMMGHVLLHRPVRTAVLDERYAKGADAGRTHFVRVRPQDRDGVLHATLTGPQGSGILTSMALATGIAIIPEDTPVVEAGQTIHVQLTDLPEDH from the coding sequence ATGCTGGACATCAAGGAAGCGCTGAAGGCGATATTGGACCACGCAACGCCGCTGACACCGGTCACCATGCCGCTCGACGAGGCTGCGGGACTGGTGCTTGCAGAGGATGTGATCGCACACGGGAACGTGCCTCCCTTCGCCAACTCCGCCATGGACGGGTTCGCCGTCCTCGCCGCCGACATTCAGCAGGCATCCGAAGCCACGCCTGTCCGCCTGCACATCCTGGAAGACGTCCCTGCCGGCAGTGTTGCGACGCAGCCGGTCCGCCCCGGCACCGCCATCCGTATCATGACAGGCGCGCCCCTCCCCACAGGCGCCGACACCGTCGTCCACGTCGAGGTGACCCGCGCAGAGGGTGATGACGTGCTCATTCTCCTGGCGCTCAAGAACGGCGTCAATGTGCGCAAGGCGGGCGAAGACATGAAAGACGGCGGCATCGTCCTCACAGCCGGGACAGTCCTTCGTCCGGGCGAAGTCGGCGTGTGCGCTGCAGCCGGCCATGCCACGGTCATGGTTCACCCACGCGCCCGCGTTGCCATCCTGACCACTGGTAGCGAGCTGGTCGATGCCGCCGAGACGCCCGGACCGGGACAGATCCGCGACGCCAACGCCCACTCGCTGCGCGCGCAAGTCGCCGCAATGGGTGCAGAACCAGTCGTCTTCGCCCGCGTGCCCGACACCCGTGCGGCCGTGAGGTCTGCGCTCGAACAGGCACTCGAACAGGCTGACATCGTGCTTACCAACGGCGGCATCTCAGTCGGCGCCTACGATTTCGTGAAGGAAGTCCTGCAGGAGATGGGTGCAGAACTGGTCTTCTGGCGCGTCAAACAGAAGCCCGGCAAGCCGATGGCCTTCTGGACCCTGGGCTCCAGGCGTATTGTAGGGCTGCCCGGCAACCCCGTATCCTGCATGGTCTGCACGGAGGAATACGTGCGCCCCCTGGTACGCCGCATGATGGGCCATGTCCTGCTCCACCGCCCTGTCCGCACGGCCGTTCTCGACGAACGGTACGCAAAGGGCGCCGACGCGGGACGTACCCATTTCGTGCGGGTCCGCCCGCAGGACCGCGACGGAGTCCTCCACGCCACCCTGACCGGTCCCCAGGGGTCCGGCATCCTCACGTCCATGGCGCTTGCCACCGGCATCGCCATCATCCCCGAGGATACACCTGTCGTCGAAGCCGGCCAGACCATTCATGTTCAGCTCACCGACTTGCCCGAGGACCACTGA
- the moaA gene encoding GTP 3',8-cyclase MoaA, which yields MQDRFGRTIDYIRISVTDRCNLRCRYCMPEEGVPMLKHEDILRFEEIVAFMRVAVSEGIVKVRLTGGDPLCRLGILNLVHMLLAVPGLQDLSLTTNGILLPQFAADLKAAGLKRVNIGLPSLDPTVYPHLTRVGSLDTALAGLKAAVDTGFSPIKLNVVILRGVNDDLAPYLDLTRRLPIEVRFIEYMPIGPLGEDHYLVPAAELRRKLEDLARLEPADKPDGNGPAQEYSRIPGAPGTVAVIAPVTEHFCPTCNRLRLLADGHLRLCLFGEDEIDIRPALRPVVNEEALRALLVRAMQQKPECMPETARNYGRAMGSIGG from the coding sequence ATGCAGGACCGCTTCGGACGTACCATCGACTACATCCGCATCTCCGTCACCGACCGCTGCAATCTGCGGTGCCGCTACTGCATGCCGGAAGAGGGTGTGCCCATGCTGAAGCACGAGGATATCCTGCGCTTCGAGGAGATCGTCGCCTTCATGCGCGTCGCTGTCTCTGAGGGCATCGTCAAGGTGCGTCTCACCGGCGGCGACCCGCTGTGCCGCCTCGGCATTCTAAATCTCGTGCACATGTTGCTCGCCGTCCCCGGCCTGCAGGACCTCTCGCTTACCACCAATGGTATCCTGCTGCCTCAGTTTGCCGCTGACCTCAAAGCGGCCGGCCTGAAACGCGTCAATATTGGCCTGCCCTCGCTGGACCCCACTGTCTACCCCCACCTTACGCGTGTCGGCTCACTGGACACCGCCCTCGCCGGCCTCAAAGCAGCCGTAGACACAGGATTCAGCCCCATCAAGCTCAACGTCGTGATCCTGCGTGGCGTCAACGACGACCTGGCGCCGTACCTCGACCTCACCAGGCGCCTGCCCATCGAGGTCCGATTCATCGAGTACATGCCCATCGGCCCGCTGGGCGAGGACCACTACCTGGTACCCGCCGCCGAACTGCGACGCAAGCTGGAAGATCTAGCTCGTCTGGAGCCAGCCGACAAGCCTGACGGTAACGGTCCTGCACAGGAGTACAGTCGCATCCCCGGCGCACCCGGAACGGTGGCCGTCATCGCGCCGGTCACGGAGCATTTCTGCCCCACCTGCAACCGTCTGCGGCTGCTCGCCGACGGTCACCTGCGGCTATGCCTGTTTGGAGAGGACGAGATCGACATCCGGCCCGCCCTACGCCCCGTCGTCAACGAGGAGGCGCTGCGCGCACTGCTTGTGCGAGCGATGCAGCAGAAACCCGAGTGTATGCCGGAGACGGCCCGCAACTACGGCCGCGCCATGGGAAGCATAGGAGGATAG
- the moaC gene encoding cyclic pyranopterin monophosphate synthase MoaC gives MGSNELTHLDDKGNARMIDVGGKLETAREAVARCRVLLAPATFELVKAGNLKKGDVLTVAQVAGIQAAKRTWELIPLCHQITMTFVGVTLTLNEPDHAIDIEATARTKAETGVEMEALVAASTAALTVYDMCKAVERGIRITDLRLVRKSGGQSGLWEGA, from the coding sequence ATGGGAAGCAATGAACTGACACATCTGGACGACAAGGGCAACGCGCGCATGATAGACGTCGGCGGCAAGTTGGAGACAGCCCGGGAGGCCGTCGCCCGCTGCCGCGTCCTGCTGGCGCCCGCGACCTTCGAGCTGGTCAAGGCGGGCAACCTCAAGAAAGGCGACGTCCTGACCGTCGCGCAGGTCGCGGGCATCCAGGCCGCCAAGCGCACGTGGGAGTTGATCCCGCTGTGCCACCAAATCACCATGACATTCGTCGGCGTGACGCTGACACTCAACGAGCCTGATCATGCCATCGACATCGAAGCGACCGCCCGTACCAAGGCCGAGACCGGCGTCGAGATGGAAGCCCTGGTCGCCGCATCCACCGCCGCACTCACCGTCTACGACATGTGCAAGGCGGTCGAACGGGGCATCCGCATCACCGACCTGCGCCTCGTCCGCAAGAGCGGCGGTCAGTCGGGGCTGTGGGAGGGTGCATGA
- a CDS encoding MOSC domain-containing protein, protein MNHPVVVSVNISEQKGTRKHPLQGPVTITMLGMQGDAHAGDWHRQLSLLAQESIDKMQDHGLVLQPGDFAENITTQGLDLLTLPVGTRLQIGTAVTVEVTQIGKECHLGCEIRKLVGDCVMPREGIFAHVITPGTVQAGDTITIISKGGTP, encoded by the coding sequence ATGAACCATCCCGTCGTGGTCTCGGTCAACATCTCCGAACAGAAGGGCACGCGCAAACACCCCCTGCAGGGTCCTGTCACCATCACCATGCTGGGCATGCAGGGCGACGCCCACGCAGGCGACTGGCACCGTCAACTTAGTCTGCTGGCGCAGGAGAGCATCGACAAGATGCAGGACCACGGCTTGGTGCTGCAGCCCGGCGACTTCGCCGAGAACATCACAACGCAAGGTCTGGACCTGCTGACTCTGCCGGTCGGGACACGTCTTCAGATCGGCACCGCTGTTACGGTGGAGGTCACCCAGATCGGCAAGGAATGCCACCTGGGCTGTGAGATCCGCAAGCTGGTCGGCGACTGCGTCATGCCCCGCGAGGGCATCTTCGCCCACGTCATCACGCCCGGCACAGTTCAGGCCGGCGACACTAT